Below is a genomic region from Spartinivicinus marinus.
TACCATTAGATAACATCACAGGGTATTGTTTAGGATCTGCAATAATGGTGGTTTTAAATTTGGCCATGACATCTGGCCGGTCCAGATAATAGGTTATTTTACGAAAGCCTTCCGCCTCACACTGGGTACAAAACATACCATTTGACTTATACAGCCCTTCTAGCGAGGTATTTTCCTGTGGTTTAATTTCGGTAGTTACTTCTACGATAAATGTCTTCTGAGTAACAGGAAGCGCTAGGGTTTCATCAGTCAGTTTATATTGGCCTGGTTCTATTGTTTTACCATCAACCAGTACCTGCTTAAGTACCTGATCAGTGCCATCTAACACCAAAGGAGGTAAGTTGTTATGGGTTTTGTTTTCATTCAAACGCAGCGACAGCTTTGACTGCACGACAGTTATCTCTTCGCCTAAGTCAAAGCTCAGTTCGGTATTGTCGATCCAGTAGTCAGGCTCTTGATAGTCTTTTAAGTAGATTGTTTTTGGTTGTGCGTCTTTCATTCAATTAGTTACTCGTGAGTTGTAGGCTAGTAAGAATTGTCTGGTCATATATACATTTATAAACAATCTTTATAGCATATCCTCCCAATATAAATCAGTCCCCCCTCACCTCACTTCGTCAAAGTTGTCGCAAGCTTATTTTTCGCAGCAGATAACCTGCCCTGTGGCTATACTGAAACCAACTTGTCACAATCATGCAGTAATAGAAGGGGTAATGACTATGAAACAGCTTTTGTCCATTTGGCTTTGGCTGCTGGCAAGCATTTGTTACGGTGAAAAAATAACCGGGGCAGGTGATCCCTGGCCTCCCTTCCTCTCTCCTGACTTACCCGGCCAAGGTGTCGCTTTGGAAATTGTTACCGAAGCCTTTAAACGAGAAGGTTATGAGCTAGACATGAATTTTGTACCTTGGGCAAGGGCGATTGATGGCGTAAAAAAAGGTAGCTATGACGTATTAGTTGGCACCTGGTGGACAGAAGAGCGCACTAAATTTTTACATTACAGTGACTCTTACTTGGAAAATCAGATCAAGTTTATTAAGCGCAAAGGAGACGATTTTGAGTTTAATGGGTTAGCAAGCTTAGATGGTAAAAAAGTAGGTATTATTAGAGGTTATGGGTATGGAGATGAGTTCTTAAGTGCAACCAACTTTAGCCGCCCTGAAACCAGTGACTTAATAAAAAACCTAAAAAAACTAGTAGCCAAACGTATTGATATAACACTAGA
It encodes:
- a CDS encoding substrate-binding periplasmic protein; this encodes MKQLLSIWLWLLASICYGEKITGAGDPWPPFLSPDLPGQGVALEIVTEAFKREGYELDMNFVPWARAIDGVKKGSYDVLVGTWWTEERTKFLHYSDSYLENQIKFIKRKGDDFEFNGLASLDGKKVGIIRGYGYGDEFLSATNFSRPETSDLIKNLKKLVAKRIDITLEDEIVARALIADKEPKLIEQIEFTNNALSINKLHVTSGLKNKKHKAIIDAFNKGLKAIKEDGTFDKILQKHKLK